The genomic region GTTGcaccatgtgtgtgtttgtgtgaatattAAGGCCATAACAGCAGCCGTCTCTTATCAACAGTAGATGAGGATGTGTGTAAAGAGTCTGTATGCACATGGGAATGGGTGTGGGAAGAATGtgtgttattttgtttgttgtggAGTGGTTCAGGAGTCATTGCAGCATCGTTACAGCTATTCTTCTGCCTGTCTGTAGAGAATCCAGATAACAGAGGGGCAGAGATACACTGTGTTTTcactatgagagagagagagacaagctACATTGAAATACAGTCAGCAAAACGCTAACAGGCAAACAAGCAGCCAGGCAGGCAGGTTGATAGATAAATGGATAGAGACAGATTGATTTAGTGGACGGCTACAGCAGCGGAGGTCTATTTATAGCCCAAACAAACCagtggggaagagagagaggcagtATGCTGTTTGCAGCACATCTACCTGTTTGATTGAGATATAAATAGAAACCCTTTCCTCCTCTGGTCTTTGTTGTTGTGACCAAGTGCTGATGAGTCATCTTGACAGGCTATCTACCTGTTTGTGTGATTGTTAGTCGTGCTGGCAAAtgtctgtctgcttgtgttTGTTTACCTGTTTGGCTGACTGTCCAGATCAGTAATGTGATTCTTTGATGCTCCATGTGTGATCTTTTTTCACCTCCCTCCTCTTCATGGGAATGTCAGAGTTCAGGGTAATCTACAGATAAGCTGGTACTGAGACCTTGAACCCGTTTTTTTCTGGTTGATGGACGTCACTTCTGCTGCCCTGTTTAAAGAATAAAACAGCAATAAATCACATAGGGCACACTGCTACTGCACTACTCTCTATGGGCCCGAAACTTCCCAACATGTTACACTTCAACTCACACCCCTATCAGTGACATCGCAGCAGGTGACTGCTGTTGAAAAACTATTATACGttagttttagttagttagttcaTCAACATACGCTTACAGGCATTTTGCACTGGCCGCGTCTCTGCTGCGTtgcggttttgttccgtcctccgccgCGCTCCATtccacaccgggagcgtctcagaagcggagcgtcttgctgcccgactaGCAGATTcgattgtctctacaagtactttacagaacaattaCGTGTTTATTaaactagtatctaccttccactccaagcactcctctaattaaactccatgccttctcttttctggtgttgtcctGATAAAAATGATCTGTGAcgttgtattatttttttccacctcaaagatgaatctctcgttgTGAGTTGTGGTGTTGTAGACGAGACGTTTACGATCCTAGGGGCTGTGTTTTGGTAAactgactggatgctctcgctgtttcacttcgTGCCTCGCTGTCCGGACAGCCCGCagctcgcgtgaaaatagacctgccgcgtatctttagcggagcggagagccgcttcacacacgcttctgggacgcacCGTTAcgcggctggtggaatatcaagcattgacttgcaTGGCTGTGATCGCTCGCGGGGACCGCGGTGCCTCCGGAACACAGCAGAGACGCGCCCAGTGGAAAATACCTGTTAGACACTTGCAGTTTTAGTGTGCAAAGAGCTTCACTATCTTTAAACCCCAAATGCTGTGTTACACTCAAAGTTACTCATATGCTCAGTGCTTAGAATATAGCCATCTCATATTAACACTGTGCTCAAAAGCTGTTTACTCTAATAAACTTTATGCATAATGTATTATCTAATTTGCATAAGGTAATCACTATAATTTGATACAGTTCCACATACTAGAATTTGAGACTCAGATCAGAAGTTGACATCACAGACTTTGTTATGTTTAGGGCTGGACCCAAATATTCGTTAAAATGTGGAAACAACAATACAAATAACAATACTGTAGATAATCAGAATCCTTACAAATGAATGAATTTAATCAAACTGGAGCCCAAAAAAGTATATTCTGGAGGACAGCCCAGTTTATCGGGTGCGGATCAACACTGTTGCTATGCTGTCATGTCAGTAATAAACCCAAttcactgtattttttttataacattttccAACCATTTCAAGCTGCACATCTGAATGTCTCGGTGCTTCCTcgctgaaaaacaaaaatctcaGGAAAAGAAAGACCATCAcactttgtaaaaaataaagcttATGTGTTTGAATTCACAACTATTTGGCCTAAGCCTACCTTTCTCGATTTACTAACACCTGTAAGCATTTCATACTTGGTTGAAAGTGAGGTGTAAAGCTCTTAACTTGTAAATGACAACTTAACAGCATTACAGTACATTGTCACACTGACCAATCTAAGTCGTGCTTCAGGTTGGCAGATGATCATTTGCTTCACTGAGCAGACTGAATCGGCTGAAAAAGGCAGCTTACACTATGCATCACTGCCAGTGACCTCAGGCCATACCTTTCCAGCAATTACATAATAGCTCATAAATAATCATCTGTCTTTGGGTATATTTATAAAAGTGATGTACTttatttttggggtttgtttTATCGATAAGGATGTTACATGAACAATATTTCAACTTCTATTGTGTTGTCTGTTCATGTTTCAGATGTTACTCTTTCTCCTCGGTTTTTCttagcttttttttctgtctctgtctttggaAATATGTAAATAACAAACTAATAGtgatgtctgtctctcttccctCAGGATGACAGTATACTTAAGGAGATTGACATCAGCCACCATGTTAAGGAGGGTTGTGAGAAAGCAGACCCCTCTCAGTTCCAGCTGCTTAAAGTGCTGGGACAGGGCTCCTATGGAAAGGTACAGGATGCACATTTTAACCGAACCACTAAGACCAATATCTCAAACAACAACTAATGTAAAAGGAAATATATGAGAGAAAGCAGGTTCTCTCAAACCCTTGGATCAGACTCCTGTCTTTAGAGAAAGACAGGGTATCAGTGCAAGCCAAAAGATTACATACTAGAATATCTGGACTTCACACAAAGGCCTACACTAAAGGCCAAACGTATATGTGCACTAATGTGTAATTGCTATACATatcacattcaaaaaccatgcATGGGCATTTCTAAGATGCTAAAGCCTCCACCGCTTTAGGAAGTCATTCCAGGAGATTCTGGTAGCAGACTGCGGCGATTTGTTCGTTGGACTGTTAAGGACTCACAGTCAGCATTGTAATTTATCCCAAAAGTGTTGTATGGGGTTGAGGTCGGGGCTTTTTTGGGACAAGTTCTGCCACAACAAACTGGGAAAATAGTTTCTCTATCGGCCTTGTTTTATGCATGGGGGTATGCTATTGTCAGCTGAAACAGGAGCACTCCCCAAACTGCAGCCACAAAATCAGAAAGGTTGTGTCTAAAATATCATTGTATATGCGGTTGCCCAAactgtggagaaaaaaatagCATCAGAAGTACGCAGAAATATGTGAAAGTGGTGTCTACTTACTCTTGGTAATATCGTTTGTGTGTCTATTCAGTGCTGACTGAAACCGACTGTGCTATCACCATTTCATCATGATAAGCCATGCATTTTCAAATATTTCTAGATTAGCAGTATAACAACTCATGCCACAGTTCACTAGCGAAGTTTATTTAAATTAGTAAAGACCAACTGAATTGTCACATAATACTCTTATCTGGAGGTCTGCATGGGGCGGACATGGAACCACAGCAGATGTTGGCGGGTGGAGGCAGTAGGGGCTATGTTACAGTACAGTCATAGCGTGGCCTGGATAGCATTTTagcatagctagctagcttatacATGCGCTTAATTTGCAACCGTGTTTAAATCATAGTTATTATCTCTATCACAGTGAAACAGTGTTCATGTGAATCTTTTATGAAAAGTTATGGTAGCTAACTTACCTCAGCTCTGTTCGGTCGCCTACAAATTGCGTGTGAGGGTTGGTGTAACGTTAGCATCTGAAGCAAAAAGCAGTGGCGTGGCATTCAACAGGTGTGTTGTGCTAACCATTAATGAAACAGGTTCTTCTGTAGTAACCTGAATGACAATATTAATACATCAATATTAATATACTtcctacttgttttttttttattttgtagctgATGCCGCTACATAGGGTCTTTTGAATACTAGTGTTTACAATTGTCTCATaaaacatgatgatgatgatgatgatgatgatggtgatgattcCAGGTGTTTCTGGTGAGAAAGATTAGAGGAGTGGACAGAGGACAGCTGTATGCCATGAAGGTCCTGAAGAAAGCCACACTGAAAGGTAAACAATTAAAAGGAAACATAATGATATAATTCTGAGAAATTATTCTTGAAATAAGAGAAAAGAACAAacttttccttaaaaaaatcattttttttatagaagATATGGCAAAACAAAAGTCCTAAAAGGATGTTGTTCTTGTCATCATGTTTatgcttttcatttttaagtAGTAGTCTACTTGTAAATACTGTTGTTTAACCtacagtatttgtgtgtctgtagcaTCTAACAATGGAATGAATTACAGAATTTTGACTGAGACACATTATGCTGCAATAACAAATTTGTTCTTTATTGGGTGCTGAGTGGAAATTTGTTAAGATTAATAATGGTTATGCCTAATTAAGAGATATAAGAGATAGTGTCAGTTTTCAGTGTGTCCTACATTCAGGAGGATTTGGGGCAAACGAGGTTTGTACTTttgatgcagataaactgaaaGGGAATATTGAACACAGGATGTGCTGTAATAGCAGGTTTAGATGTCATGTGAAGATTAAGTGTCTTTGTACACGCTTTAATCCTCTTAACCTGCACCTCTGGAATACTGTATGGTCTCATCCTGTCAAGGAGAAAAATGCTGCAACACACTATAGACCAGCTACGCTTGAACCATGGGATGGCTTAATTCAATGTACATGTTTTATTGCTTAAATGCAGTTTCATCCTACATAAAACATTATCATGGTATTAGAGGCTTGACGTAATGTATCTGCACACAGatagaaataaatgaatattatgttattaaacaAATTCTTCTTGTCCCACTATCTCCTTCTTAGTTCGGGATCGCGTGCGATCTAAAATGGAAAGAGACATTCTGGCAGAAGTGAACCATCCATTTATAGTTAAACTGCACTATGGTAAGTCTGACTGTCTGATGGTCCTCATTTACGTGTTGGTTTGTCTCTCTAAAATCACAGTGTGTtcccatatactgtataacaagATCCTTTTTTTTGACAAGAGAAAAGCACAAAAATAGGTTTAAGTAACTTTTCGATTGCCAACTTGTAGGAAAGTTCTTGGCTGAATGTTgttatttcatttcatatacaccttttatatgtttaaatgcatcCTCAAAATAACAGAATACAGCCCCAATACAGCTATATAGTCtataactaactaacttttgtgtgtgtgtgtgtgtgtgtgtgtgtgtgtgtgtagccttcCAGACAGAAGGAAAGCTCTATCTGATCCTAGACTTCCTCCGAGGAGGAGACCTTTTCACTCGTCTATCAAAGGAGGTAGGTTTGTCCTGAAACATTCCCTGGCTCTTTCCTCGTTGTCACTAAACAAATTATAAGCTTTTACTTTTCAAGGTCTATTATGGGCTGTATAACACTTTTATATTTACCAGTAGTGAATATACCTGCCATCATTCTCCTTGTGAACACTGTGTTGATGTGACCCTGGTCTCTATTACTGTCATGCTGATGAATCATCAGTAAACAAAGACTACACAAGTGTGTAGCTTGTGAGGTGTGTTTTGCTGGATAACGTTTTTCAAAGACAAGTGCAGTTTTattttgcatatatatatatacatatattcttATTTAATACTGACTAATATGACCTGGAAATGTTGGGGGAAACCTCATGATAATTGAAAGCTAGTTGCCAAAATGAGCCATCCTGctgctttttaattattttaaatattttgcaaatgtttttttcctattTTCGATCTTTTAGGATCTCTTTTCACCTGCATCCACGTCTTTATCTGTTCTAGGTAATGTTTACAGAAGAGGATGTGAAGTTTTACCTTGCAGAGTTGGCCCTGGCCTTGGACCATCTACACAGTCTGGGGATCATTTACAGGGACCTCAAACCTGAAAAGTACTATCTCATAAATGCACCCTTTTTTGTATCCATCTATTTTTtactaaattatttttaaagcagctttttaatgtttaatgttttttccAACAGTATTCTTCTTGATGAAGAAGGACACATTAAAATAACTGGTCAGTCCATCCAACTGCAAACAATCTTCTGtccttttttctgtctttccatTTATCTTTTACTTATTGTCAATCTTTCTGCTTACATTGTTTCcccctcctctttttctctctgtgttttagACTTTGGATTGAGTAAGGAGGCCATCGACCATGATAAAAGAGCATATTCCTTCTGTGGAACAATAGAGTACATGGCTCCAGAGGTGGTGAACAGGAGAGGGCATACACAAAGTGCTGACTGGTGGTCATTTGGGGTACTTATGGTAAGAATTGTTTCATCTTAAAACAAGCTTTTACTTTGACAGTCTATTTTCAATTATAATGTGCACTTGTGATCGAAATACATAGACGCTTTTTCTACTGACTTGCAAGTTTTGTCTGATCGTGCTGTCAAAAACAGCAGGCATGAATTTACTATGATCTATGAATTAACTATGATATCAAATGAGCCAAAGGCTCAGGTCTTACATAATGTGACAGTGTACTGGTTTCTGAATTTGGCTTTCTTCTGGCAGTAAAGCTGCTTAATTATTGTATCTGGCAGCTTAGGGCCCATCACTTTCTGTAGGCGTTCATCTGTTGgattttgcttgttttgtttgccTGGTGGTTACTAATACTGAAAAGGAGGTTAGCACTCACTGACAGCTGACAAACAAATAGCTGAACATTTCAAAATACTCCCTCTGTATGGCAAGCCGTTTTAACATTTAGTAGCTAGACTGGATACATAGAATGTATTGCAAATATCCGTAATTCAGTTATTCTTAGTcaaaaagaacatttaaaatatccACAATGACATTCTTCCTATCCAGAATGAACACTAGATATCTGCAATATAATTTTACTAGGAAGAACAAAATGGAAAACCATACATTTTGACTAGTAGAAATGTAATTATGGATATCCACAATTGGCATTATGACTAGTAAAACTTTCAGATATCTACAATTAGATTTATGACTAGAAACAATGCAATTGTAGATATCCACACACGTATTGTGGATATATCATTTTGGGTATCTAAAATTAAAATTATGACTAGTAACATGCATTAGGCATAACAGTTGAGAACCATCCACTACTACATTACCTTACATTGGTCAGCTGCCAAGTGCTTTGACAATTATAATCATCTCTTTTCCAGTTTGAGATGTTGACAGGATCATTACCATTCCAAGGAAAAGATCGGAAGGAAACAATGGCGCTTATACTAAAGTAAGACCAATTCAAACTGTcatttattgttgttatttaattattttttcatgtgttactgacgttttgttttttgtttttttcatgtgttactGGCATTTGATCAGTGTCTTGTTCTTAGTTTCTGTGTACTAGTTCTAATAGTGTTTTTCATCATAAACACTATGTACAGGATGTTACTGCATTTTGGTCATACATAGGTTCTTTCTTTCAAAGTTTTTGATTAGCTTCCTCTTTCCCTTTGCAACTATTTTTCTATGTTCTATATTCAATCTAATAtttgaaataataatttattatggTTCATTCAAGATAAGCTGCTTAAGTGAACCTTCTATTATCAATCTCAGAATATCCCACTATAcctgaatacatttaataataaaGTTAAACTGGTCCAATACTAAAGAACACACAAATGTTAATATATCACAGCACTACCAAACATCTGCATATGCATGAACTGGTTTCTTGTCTTTTCTGAACAGGGCTAAGCTGGGAATGCCACAGTTCCTCAGTCCTGAAGTGCAGAGTTTATTAAGAGCACTCTTCAAGAGGAACCCTGCTAATCGTCTAGGTACTGTATACATAAAAAGTGGAAATTGACAGGCAAATATGTTTTCAGATTAATGGTAGTATATCTACATTTTTGTGCTTTGGATTTTCAGCTATTAAGGTCAATTCTTACCTGAAGGGATGCAAAATGTAAGGCTGCAGATGAAAGCAGCAACCTAAAATGAAAGCAGGCATTTTGAACACTTTTCAAAATAGTTGAACTAACATGAGACACTTCACACATACAAACCTGGGGAGCTAATGCTAAACCTCATCCTGATGTGGTAAAATAATATTCTACAAATCAGCTCTATTCATATCAAGCAGGAACGttgtgaaaatgtcactttaactATAGCAAAATTGAAGCTTGATACACTTCCTATAGTATGCTAATAATGTTAAGCGATACCATTTATGTCGCAATTGTCCAAGCAGCCAAACCAACATGGAGGTCCATTGGAAATTTGTTTAGATTTTAGTTTATAGGTGTTTTTGCCATGCTGTCTGTTTGTCAAACTGATGTGAGCAATGACATTATTCTTTTAAATTGAATCCGTGTGACTGATAGGTGCAGGACCCGATGGAGTGGAGGAAATAAAAAGACATCGCTTCTTTGCATCGATAGACTGGAATGTAAGTTCAATTTATGAAGACATTCTGCCATCTGCATGATTTTAAGCTGTCTCATTGctattatttttaaaagtaagGATGCTATTTGTAAGGATACTGTTAACTTGAATGTTATTATACACTTGTTTAATCACTGACATTACGCACATGCTGTGTAGTGAAAAAGGTTATCACAGACTCCGCCAGAAGTGAAACGAAGTTGGCTTTTTAACACTGCTAGCGACAGTGAGGACAGATCTAGGCCCGTTTCGTATGCAAGTATgttcttttttccccttttcaTGTGGCAATTGTACTGGTTTCCTGGCAGTTGCACTGTTCAGATTAGTGGCCTTGGTTAAGTAATTTATTCTGAGAATAACACATGTGAATCACATTGTGGTGATTATAGTTCTTGTATCCTGTCATCGAAACCACGCAGCTGTTCATCAACTTCCTCAGGAGTTGCCCACAATCATCAATCATTAAACATCCTCAGAATGAGATTTTGATCAGTGGCAAAACCCCTAACTTCCCTGTCTACACTTTTTTGTAACTAATCCATTACCCGTGCTATCAcaatctctttttttaatgaaaattcTCTGGTACAGGATATAAATCCTCCGCACCAGACTCTCCaactacaacaaacaaacaaacaaacaaaccatacaacaaaacaataccacaatatacataaacataacaTATAACCTTGACATCCACTCCTTGGACGTGCGCTGCTTAAAAGGGATCATTCGTTCAACAGTATGCACTCTTGCTCAAGGCTTCTACTTACAGTATCTGGGTTATATGAGTAACTTTCATGTTGCAGAAGCTTTCTGCTGCATACCCTAACAAGAGCATTTAAAACCAACTCAACAAGCTTACATTGGTGAAAAGCAAAGCACCTATGTAAATACTGCTATCAAGAAGTACATCATATGTATGTATTGTTCCTGAATATGAAAGGCTTGCTCATGGTGACATCGTTACAcccatttcctttttatcagagCTGTTCGGAAGGCTTTTGACTCTTGTGTATCCGCTGTTGTGAGTAGTAATGCTCCCTTTTCTAACAAAATCCACTATTATCTGCTTTTCATGGCCACTAATCTCTGCCCTCACCACCAGCTCTCACTGtactcctcgctacattactACCTACTAGCCCCTGCCAAACACCACATTTTCTCATTTACAGATGGTGTTGCTGGCTTGATGTGACAAGCTACCAATAAGAGGCTTACGTTCTCCTGCATACTATGCTAATTAAATCCCTGTGCTGTATCAGGCAGAATGCTTTCCTCTGTTGAACATCAGAATCTTGCTTGACTTTTTCTCTGTCACTTTATTCATGTCTCAATCTTTAAGAAGTTTCTCTCATAAAGCTGACAAAACTGACAAAATCTGCAGCCACACCTTTTACAAAGAATGTCAATTGCAAATCAAACAGCAAGTAAGAGTGTGTATTACTGTCAGTCtcaccaatatatatatatatagtattttttatgtttttttttccaattctaGTGGCCTTTGTTACAGTTATTTATTGTGATTACTACTCAGAGACCCTGCCAGACTGTTCACAGCAGGCAACAACTGACACTGCAATGGTGACACCTGCGGGCAATACTCAGTAATGCACTTAAGGAAATAAAAAACAGGATGTGCATACTCTGTGTACTCTTTTATTTTGGGCATACAACAGTTTTCACCTGACATGACACAaacatttatatgtttacatgaacatttcatttagctgcTGTGGAACCCAACCAATATTACATACTGGATCCAGTCACTGTTAAACACTGGAATGTAATGGAATGAATGAAAGCAAAGTTTAGTTTACATAACACTTTTCGCTAACAATAAGCATCAGATCATGTTTCATTTTGTGGTTAAACCAGCAGTTGCTGATAAGTGCtgatattgttgttgttttctgcaGAAGTTGTACAGGAGGGAAATGAGGCCTCCATTCAAACCGACAGTTGGAAGACCTGAAGACACTTTCCATTTTGACCCTGAGTTCACTTCCAGAACACCCACTGGTAAttgaaacacacaaaaacatacacatacatgcattaatatctatatataaatacaagTGCTTAAAATTAAGAAAgaagaagataaaaaaagaaaaagaaagaagaagaaataataGTATAATTGTAAATTTTGTAAAGCATTGTGAGCACATGTTTGTATCCGTGTGTCTTTGCCTTTCCAGATTCTCCTGGCATCCCTCCCAGCGCAAACACACACCAGCTGTTTCGTGGCTTCAGCTTTGTTGCAACAAATCAAAGTCAGGAGCCTAGTGTTGCTACAGTAGCGCCTTCTCGTCAGGAGGTGAACAGCATCAACCCCATAGCAAAGGTGCGTGTCTTTAAGAAAGCAGCCCGTGACCTACTGTATCTTCACATCTAATGAATTGATACACTTGTACATTGAATGgataattaaaattaaaaccatAAAATTAACTATGTTAATAAATCACTGAATTGATCATTGACGATTAAGTGATCGGCTATTTAATTATGCTGACCTTTCTAAACATAACCCTCATAAATCACTCTCAACTACATTACTACAGCAACTGATTGCTGAAGCAAAGAAATTATTCTCTCACCTAATATATGACTCTTTTGACACATTTGACTATGACAGATATATGAAATATAATAGaagagagcgtgtgtg from Sander lucioperca isolate FBNREF2018 chromosome 3, SLUC_FBN_1.2, whole genome shotgun sequence harbors:
- the rps6ka2 gene encoding ribosomal protein S6 kinase alpha-2; its protein translation is MDTSTRKFTVRRWFSIYLKNKAARNKNNTGFCQLEDDSILKEIDISHHVKEGCEKADPSQFQLLKVLGQGSYGKVFLVRKIRGVDRGQLYAMKVLKKATLKVRDRVRSKMERDILAEVNHPFIVKLHYAFQTEGKLYLILDFLRGGDLFTRLSKEVMFTEEDVKFYLAELALALDHLHSLGIIYRDLKPENILLDEEGHIKITDFGLSKEAIDHDKRAYSFCGTIEYMAPEVVNRRGHTQSADWWSFGVLMFEMLTGSLPFQGKDRKETMALILKAKLGMPQFLSPEVQSLLRALFKRNPANRLGAGPDGVEEIKRHRFFASIDWNKLYRREMRPPFKPTVGRPEDTFHFDPEFTSRTPTDSPGIPPSANTHQLFRGFSFVATNQSQEPSVATVAPSRQEVNSINPIAKHLQGDVAFGDVYELKEEVEQTSTSICRRCLHRVTAVEYSVKIIDKARKDPSEEIEILLRYGQHPNIITLKDVFDDGKCVSLVQDLLRGDELLDRALTVPNFTERDASDIICTLTKTVEYLHSQGVVHRDLKPSNIRYCDDSGLPECIRICDFGFAKQLRAENGLLMTPCYTATFMAPEVLKKQGYDAACDIWSLGILLYTMIAGFSPFASSTEETADEILAQIGSGKFIITGGNWDLVSDVAKDIVTKMLHVDPHQRLTAPQVLRHPWIVDRDQLSDRALTRQDALTVKGALSATYSALKRCAPAPLLEPVQSSSLAQRRGMKKQGSLKVNSDPKEKD